A window from Macaca fascicularis isolate 582-1 chromosome 20, T2T-MFA8v1.1 encodes these proteins:
- the NME4 gene encoding nucleoside diphosphate kinase, mitochondrial isoform X1 — translation MGGLFWRSALRGLRCGPRAPDPSLLVRPSSGGPSWTRERTLVAVKPDGVQRRLVGDVIQRFERRGFTLVGMKMLQAPESVLAEHYQDLRRKPFYPALIRYMSSGPMVAMVWEGYNVVRASRAMIGHTDSAEAAPGTIRGDFSVHISRNVIHASDSVEGAQREIQLWFQSSELVSWADGGQHSSIHSA, via the exons ATGGGCGGCCTCTTCTGGCGCTCCGCACTGCGGGGGCTGCGCTGCGGCCCGCGGGCCCCGGACCCGAGCCTGCTCGTGCGCCCCAGCTCGG GAGGGCCCTCCTGGACCCGGGAACGGACCCTGGTGGCGGTGAAGCCAGATGGGGTGCAACGGCGGCTCGTTGGGGACGTGatccagcgctttgagaggcggGGCTTCACACTGGTGGGGATGAAGATGCTGCAG GCACCAGAGAGCGTCCTTGCCGAGCACTACCAGGACCTGCGGAGGAAGCCCTTCTACCCTGCCCTCATCCGCTACATGAGCTCTGGGCCCATGGTGGCCATG GTCTGGGAAGGGTACAATGTCGTCCGCGCCTCCAGGGCCATGATTGGACACACTGATTCGGCTGAGGCTGCCCCAGGAACCATAAGGGGTGACTTCAGCGTGCACATCAGCAG GAACGTCATCCACGCCAGCGACTCTGTGGAGGGGGCCCAGCGGGAGATCCAGCTGTGGTTCCAGAGCAGTGAGCTGGTGAGCTGGGCAGACGGGGGCCAGCACAGCAGCATCCACTCAGCCTGA
- the NME4 gene encoding nucleoside diphosphate kinase, mitochondrial isoform X2 yields MGGLFWRSALRGLRCGPRAPDPSLLVRPSSGGPSWTRERTLVAVKPDGVQRRLVGDVIQRFERRGFTLVGMKMLQVWEGYNVVRASRAMIGHTDSAEAAPGTIRGDFSVHISSHRLAPLDRGQQGSNRWSLGLLRVHMKPEPHLAPVTGTGTSSTPATLWRGPSGRSSCGSRAVSW; encoded by the exons ATGGGCGGCCTCTTCTGGCGCTCCGCACTGCGGGGGCTGCGCTGCGGCCCGCGGGCCCCGGACCCGAGCCTGCTCGTGCGCCCCAGCTCGG GAGGGCCCTCCTGGACCCGGGAACGGACCCTGGTGGCGGTGAAGCCAGATGGGGTGCAACGGCGGCTCGTTGGGGACGTGatccagcgctttgagaggcggGGCTTCACACTGGTGGGGATGAAGATGCTGCAG GTCTGGGAAGGGTACAATGTCGTCCGCGCCTCCAGGGCCATGATTGGACACACTGATTCGGCTGAGGCTGCCCCAGGAACCATAAGGGGTGACTTCAGCGTGCACATCAGCAG TCACAGGCTTGCTCCCCTAGACAGAGGGCAACAGGGGAGCAACAGATGGTCCCTGGGACTCCTCAGGGTGCACATGAAGCCTGAGCCTCACCTTGCTCCTGTCACTGGCACAGGAACGTCATCCACGCCAGCGACTCTGTGGAGGGGGCCCAGCGGGAGATCCAGCTGTGGTTCCAGAGCAGTGAGCTGGTGA
- the NME4 gene encoding nucleoside diphosphate kinase, mitochondrial isoform X3, with product MGGLFWRSALRGLRCGPRAPDPSLLVRPSSGGPSWTRERTLVAVKPDGVQRRLVGDVIQRFERRGFTLVGMKMLQVWEGYNVVRASRAMIGHTDSAEAAPGTIRGDFSVHISRNVIHASDSVEGAQREIQLWFQSSELVSWADGGQHSSIHSA from the exons ATGGGCGGCCTCTTCTGGCGCTCCGCACTGCGGGGGCTGCGCTGCGGCCCGCGGGCCCCGGACCCGAGCCTGCTCGTGCGCCCCAGCTCGG GAGGGCCCTCCTGGACCCGGGAACGGACCCTGGTGGCGGTGAAGCCAGATGGGGTGCAACGGCGGCTCGTTGGGGACGTGatccagcgctttgagaggcggGGCTTCACACTGGTGGGGATGAAGATGCTGCAG GTCTGGGAAGGGTACAATGTCGTCCGCGCCTCCAGGGCCATGATTGGACACACTGATTCGGCTGAGGCTGCCCCAGGAACCATAAGGGGTGACTTCAGCGTGCACATCAGCAG GAACGTCATCCACGCCAGCGACTCTGTGGAGGGGGCCCAGCGGGAGATCCAGCTGTGGTTCCAGAGCAGTGAGCTGGTGAGCTGGGCAGACGGGGGCCAGCACAGCAGCATCCACTCAGCCTGA
- the NME4 gene encoding nucleoside diphosphate kinase, mitochondrial isoform X5, whose amino-acid sequence MKMLQAPESVLAEHYQDLRRKPFYPALIRYMSSGPMVAMVWEGYNVVRASRAMIGHTDSAEAAPGTIRGDFSVHISRNVIHASDSVEGAQREIQLWFQSSELVSWADGGQHSSIHSA is encoded by the exons ATGAAGATGCTGCAG GCACCAGAGAGCGTCCTTGCCGAGCACTACCAGGACCTGCGGAGGAAGCCCTTCTACCCTGCCCTCATCCGCTACATGAGCTCTGGGCCCATGGTGGCCATG GTCTGGGAAGGGTACAATGTCGTCCGCGCCTCCAGGGCCATGATTGGACACACTGATTCGGCTGAGGCTGCCCCAGGAACCATAAGGGGTGACTTCAGCGTGCACATCAGCAG GAACGTCATCCACGCCAGCGACTCTGTGGAGGGGGCCCAGCGGGAGATCCAGCTGTGGTTCCAGAGCAGTGAGCTGGTGAGCTGGGCAGACGGGGGCCAGCACAGCAGCATCCACTCAGCCTGA
- the NME4 gene encoding nucleoside diphosphate kinase, mitochondrial isoform X4, which yields MKMLQAPESVLAEHYQDLRRKPFYPALIRYMSSGPMVAMVWEGYNVVRASRAMIGHTDSAEAAPGTIRGDFSVHISSHRLAPLDRGQQGSNRWSLGLLRVHMKPEPHLAPVTGTGTSSTPATLWRGPSGRSSCGSRAVSW from the exons ATGAAGATGCTGCAG GCACCAGAGAGCGTCCTTGCCGAGCACTACCAGGACCTGCGGAGGAAGCCCTTCTACCCTGCCCTCATCCGCTACATGAGCTCTGGGCCCATGGTGGCCATG GTCTGGGAAGGGTACAATGTCGTCCGCGCCTCCAGGGCCATGATTGGACACACTGATTCGGCTGAGGCTGCCCCAGGAACCATAAGGGGTGACTTCAGCGTGCACATCAGCAG TCACAGGCTTGCTCCCCTAGACAGAGGGCAACAGGGGAGCAACAGATGGTCCCTGGGACTCCTCAGGGTGCACATGAAGCCTGAGCCTCACCTTGCTCCTGTCACTGGCACAGGAACGTCATCCACGCCAGCGACTCTGTGGAGGGGGCCCAGCGGGAGATCCAGCTGTGGTTCCAGAGCAGTGAGCTGGTGA
- the DECR2 gene encoding peroxisomal 2,4-dienoyl-CoA reductase [(3E)-enoyl-CoA-producing] isoform X1 codes for MAQPPPDVEGDDCLPAYRHLFCPDLLRDKVAFITGGGSGIGFRIAEIFMRHGCHTVIASRSLPRVLMAARKLAGATGRRCLPLCMDVRAPPAVMAAVDQALKEFGRIDILINCAAGNFLCPAGALSFNAFKTVMDIDTGGTFNVSRVLYEKFFRDHGGVIVNITATLGNRGQALQVHAGSAKAAVDAMTRHLAVEWGPQNIRVNSLAPGPISGTEGLRRLGTALREPRPPTDPPLGHRVPMEASRTLAGGGPQASLSTKVTVSPLQRLGNKTEIAHSVLYLASPLASYVTGAVLVADGGAWLTFPNDVKGLADFASFSSKL; via the exons ATGGCCCAGCCGCCGCCCGACGTGGAGGGGGACGACTGTCTCCCCGCGTACCGTCACCTCTTCTGCCCGGACCTGCTGCG GGACAAAGTGGCCTTCATCACAGGTGGCGGCTCTGGGATTGGGTTCCGGATTGCTGAGATTTTCATGCG GCACGGCTGCCACACGGTGATCGCCAGCAGGAGCCTGCCACGAGTGCTGATG GCCGCCAGGAAGCTGGCTGGGGCCACTGGCCGGCGTTGCCTCCCTCTCTGTATGGACGTGCGAGCACCCCCAGCTGTGATGGCTGCCGTGGACCAGGCTCTGAAGGAGTTTGGCAGAATTGACATTCTCATTAACT GTGCGGCTGGGAACTTCCTGTGCCCCGCCGGCGCCTTGTCCTTCAACGCCTTCAAGACCGTGATGGACATCGACACCGGCGGCACCTTCAATGTGTCTCGCGTGCTCTATGAGAAGTTCTTCCGG GACCACGGAGGGGTGATCGTGAACATCACTGCCACCCTGGGGAACCGGGGGCAGGCGCTCCAGGTGCATGCAGGCTCTGCCAAGGCTGCTGTGG ACGCGATGACACGGCACTTGGCTGTGGAGTGGGGTCCCCAGAACATCCGCGTCAACAGCCTCGCCCCTGGCCCCATCAGTGGCACGGAGGGGCTCCGGCGACTGGGTACGGCTCTCAGGGAGCCCAGGCCTCCCACAGATCCTCCCCTGGGGCACAGGGTACCCATGGAAGCTTCCAGAACCTTGGCAGGGG GTGGCCCCCAGGCCAGCCTGAGCACCAAGGTCACTGTGAGCCCGCTGCAGAGGCTGGGGAACAAGACCGAGATTGCCCACAGCGTGCTCTACCTGGCCAGCCCTCTGGCTTCCTATGTGACGGGGGCTGTGCTGGTGGCCGATGGCGGGGCATGGTTGACGTTCCCAAACGATGTCAAAGGGCTGGCGGATTTCGCATCCTTCTCTTCTAAGCTCTAG
- the DECR2 gene encoding peroxisomal 2,4-dienoyl-CoA reductase [(3E)-enoyl-CoA-producing] isoform X2, which translates to MAQPPPDVEGDDCLPAYRHLFCPDLLRDKVAFITGGGSGIGFRIAEIFMRHGCHTVIASRSLPRVLMAARKLAGATGRRCLPLCMDVRAPPAVMAAVDQALKEFGRIDILINCAAGNFLCPAGALSFNAFKTVMDIDTGGTFNVSRVLYEKFFRDHGGVIVNITATLGNRGQALQVHAGSAKAAVDAMTRHLAVEWGPQNIRVNSLAPGPISGTEGLRRLGGPQASLSTKVTVSPLQRLGNKTEIAHSVLYLASPLASYVTGAVLVADGGAWLTFPNDVKGLADFASFSSKL; encoded by the exons ATGGCCCAGCCGCCGCCCGACGTGGAGGGGGACGACTGTCTCCCCGCGTACCGTCACCTCTTCTGCCCGGACCTGCTGCG GGACAAAGTGGCCTTCATCACAGGTGGCGGCTCTGGGATTGGGTTCCGGATTGCTGAGATTTTCATGCG GCACGGCTGCCACACGGTGATCGCCAGCAGGAGCCTGCCACGAGTGCTGATG GCCGCCAGGAAGCTGGCTGGGGCCACTGGCCGGCGTTGCCTCCCTCTCTGTATGGACGTGCGAGCACCCCCAGCTGTGATGGCTGCCGTGGACCAGGCTCTGAAGGAGTTTGGCAGAATTGACATTCTCATTAACT GTGCGGCTGGGAACTTCCTGTGCCCCGCCGGCGCCTTGTCCTTCAACGCCTTCAAGACCGTGATGGACATCGACACCGGCGGCACCTTCAATGTGTCTCGCGTGCTCTATGAGAAGTTCTTCCGG GACCACGGAGGGGTGATCGTGAACATCACTGCCACCCTGGGGAACCGGGGGCAGGCGCTCCAGGTGCATGCAGGCTCTGCCAAGGCTGCTGTGG ACGCGATGACACGGCACTTGGCTGTGGAGTGGGGTCCCCAGAACATCCGCGTCAACAGCCTCGCCCCTGGCCCCATCAGTGGCACGGAGGGGCTCCGGCGACTGG GTGGCCCCCAGGCCAGCCTGAGCACCAAGGTCACTGTGAGCCCGCTGCAGAGGCTGGGGAACAAGACCGAGATTGCCCACAGCGTGCTCTACCTGGCCAGCCCTCTGGCTTCCTATGTGACGGGGGCTGTGCTGGTGGCCGATGGCGGGGCATGGTTGACGTTCCCAAACGATGTCAAAGGGCTGGCGGATTTCGCATCCTTCTCTTCTAAGCTCTAG
- the DECR2 gene encoding peroxisomal 2,4-dienoyl-CoA reductase [(3E)-enoyl-CoA-producing] isoform X5 — protein sequence MAQPPPDVEGDDCLPAYRHLFCPDLLRDKVAFITGGGSGIGFRIAEIFMRHGCHTVIASRSLPRVLMAARKLAGATGRRCLPLCMDVRAPPAVMAAVDQALKEFGRIDILINCGPQASLSTKVTVSPLQRLGNKTEIAHSVLYLASPLASYVTGAVLVADGGAWLTFPNDVKGLADFASFSSKL from the exons ATGGCCCAGCCGCCGCCCGACGTGGAGGGGGACGACTGTCTCCCCGCGTACCGTCACCTCTTCTGCCCGGACCTGCTGCG GGACAAAGTGGCCTTCATCACAGGTGGCGGCTCTGGGATTGGGTTCCGGATTGCTGAGATTTTCATGCG GCACGGCTGCCACACGGTGATCGCCAGCAGGAGCCTGCCACGAGTGCTGATG GCCGCCAGGAAGCTGGCTGGGGCCACTGGCCGGCGTTGCCTCCCTCTCTGTATGGACGTGCGAGCACCCCCAGCTGTGATGGCTGCCGTGGACCAGGCTCTGAAGGAGTTTGGCAGAATTGACATTCTCATTAACT GTGGCCCCCAGGCCAGCCTGAGCACCAAGGTCACTGTGAGCCCGCTGCAGAGGCTGGGGAACAAGACCGAGATTGCCCACAGCGTGCTCTACCTGGCCAGCCCTCTGGCTTCCTATGTGACGGGGGCTGTGCTGGTGGCCGATGGCGGGGCATGGTTGACGTTCCCAAACGATGTCAAAGGGCTGGCGGATTTCGCATCCTTCTCTTCTAAGCTCTAG
- the DECR2 gene encoding peroxisomal 2,4-dienoyl-CoA reductase [(3E)-enoyl-CoA-producing] isoform X3 has translation MAQPPPDVEGDDCLPAYRHLFCPDLLRDKVAFITGGGSGIGFRIAEIFMRHGCHTVIASRSLPRVLMAARKLAGATGRRCLPLCMDVRAPPAVMAAVDQALKEFGRIDILINYAMTRHLAVEWGPQNIRVNSLAPGPISGTEGLRRLGTALREPRPPTDPPLGHRVPMEASRTLAGGGPQASLSTKVTVSPLQRLGNKTEIAHSVLYLASPLASYVTGAVLVADGGAWLTFPNDVKGLADFASFSSKL, from the exons ATGGCCCAGCCGCCGCCCGACGTGGAGGGGGACGACTGTCTCCCCGCGTACCGTCACCTCTTCTGCCCGGACCTGCTGCG GGACAAAGTGGCCTTCATCACAGGTGGCGGCTCTGGGATTGGGTTCCGGATTGCTGAGATTTTCATGCG GCACGGCTGCCACACGGTGATCGCCAGCAGGAGCCTGCCACGAGTGCTGATG GCCGCCAGGAAGCTGGCTGGGGCCACTGGCCGGCGTTGCCTCCCTCTCTGTATGGACGTGCGAGCACCCCCAGCTGTGATGGCTGCCGTGGACCAGGCTCTGAAGGAGTTTGGCAGAATTGACATTCTCATTAACT ACGCGATGACACGGCACTTGGCTGTGGAGTGGGGTCCCCAGAACATCCGCGTCAACAGCCTCGCCCCTGGCCCCATCAGTGGCACGGAGGGGCTCCGGCGACTGGGTACGGCTCTCAGGGAGCCCAGGCCTCCCACAGATCCTCCCCTGGGGCACAGGGTACCCATGGAAGCTTCCAGAACCTTGGCAGGGG GTGGCCCCCAGGCCAGCCTGAGCACCAAGGTCACTGTGAGCCCGCTGCAGAGGCTGGGGAACAAGACCGAGATTGCCCACAGCGTGCTCTACCTGGCCAGCCCTCTGGCTTCCTATGTGACGGGGGCTGTGCTGGTGGCCGATGGCGGGGCATGGTTGACGTTCCCAAACGATGTCAAAGGGCTGGCGGATTTCGCATCCTTCTCTTCTAAGCTCTAG
- the DECR2 gene encoding peroxisomal 2,4-dienoyl-CoA reductase [(3E)-enoyl-CoA-producing] isoform X4, which yields MAQPPPDVEGDDCLPAYRHLFCPDLLRDKVAFITGGGSGIGFRIAEIFMRHGCHTVIASRSLPRVLMAARKLAGATGRRCLPLCMDVRAPPAVMAAVDQALKEFGRIDILINYAMTRHLAVEWGPQNIRVNSLAPGPISGTEGLRRLGGPQASLSTKVTVSPLQRLGNKTEIAHSVLYLASPLASYVTGAVLVADGGAWLTFPNDVKGLADFASFSSKL from the exons ATGGCCCAGCCGCCGCCCGACGTGGAGGGGGACGACTGTCTCCCCGCGTACCGTCACCTCTTCTGCCCGGACCTGCTGCG GGACAAAGTGGCCTTCATCACAGGTGGCGGCTCTGGGATTGGGTTCCGGATTGCTGAGATTTTCATGCG GCACGGCTGCCACACGGTGATCGCCAGCAGGAGCCTGCCACGAGTGCTGATG GCCGCCAGGAAGCTGGCTGGGGCCACTGGCCGGCGTTGCCTCCCTCTCTGTATGGACGTGCGAGCACCCCCAGCTGTGATGGCTGCCGTGGACCAGGCTCTGAAGGAGTTTGGCAGAATTGACATTCTCATTAACT ACGCGATGACACGGCACTTGGCTGTGGAGTGGGGTCCCCAGAACATCCGCGTCAACAGCCTCGCCCCTGGCCCCATCAGTGGCACGGAGGGGCTCCGGCGACTGG GTGGCCCCCAGGCCAGCCTGAGCACCAAGGTCACTGTGAGCCCGCTGCAGAGGCTGGGGAACAAGACCGAGATTGCCCACAGCGTGCTCTACCTGGCCAGCCCTCTGGCTTCCTATGTGACGGGGGCTGTGCTGGTGGCCGATGGCGGGGCATGGTTGACGTTCCCAAACGATGTCAAAGGGCTGGCGGATTTCGCATCCTTCTCTTCTAAGCTCTAG